One window of Serinus canaria isolate serCan28SL12 chromosome 3, serCan2020, whole genome shotgun sequence genomic DNA carries:
- the LOC103821027 gene encoding taste receptor type 2 member 9-like, giving the protein MEACHLPQQSNVTSYGATTVAIITLEVFAGMWINAFIVCVLCIAWVKKKTLNSNEKILLLLGCSRFWYLCLSWIYVFVSNIFPYFLLVHPIFQLLQGSYCFFNCSNLWVSACLCVFYCIKIANFRNRFFVYLKVKIDRMVPWLLLGIVIFSLIFGILAYESIDKAVCKSLNFTCQERFWKATIGIEEHFFPLYFITGFLSTTSFMAVIFAALFLLFSLWRHKCKMQTNSMNSLNMDAHIRAMKSIFSFLVMYSINFIFLILTLIYSMEYRNHFIVIYLANLIQHAYPGVHSLILIFSNPKLEKTLLRIVSCVKCKLCMR; this is encoded by the coding sequence ATGGAAGCTTGTCACCTTCCACAGCAATCCAATGTCACTTCCTATGGAGCCACAACTGTGGCCATCATCACCCTGGAGGTGTTTGCAGGCATGTGGATAAATGCTTTCATTGTTTGTGTGCTTTGCATTGCCtgggtgaaaaagaaaaccctgaacTCCAATGAGAAgatcttgctgctgctgggatgctcCAGGTTTTGGTATTTGTGCCTCTCATGGATATATGTCTTTgtctcaaatatttttccctatttCCTTCTGGTTCATCCCATATTTCAACTACTTCAAGGTTCTTACTGCTTTTTTAATTGTTCCAACTTGTGGGTTTCTGCCTGTCTTTGCGTTTTTTATTGTATAAAAATTGCCAATTTCAGGAACAGGTTCTTTGTCTACCTGAAAGTAAAAATTGACAGGATGGTGCCATGGCTTCTGTTGGGGATAGTGATTTTCTCCCTGATTTTTGGAATTCTTGCCTACGAAAGTATTGATAAAGCTGTCTGTAAAAGCCTCAATTTCACCTGCCAAGAAAGATTTTGGAAAGCAACTATTGGGATAGAggaacattttttccctctttattttATCACAGGTTTTTTATCTACCACTTCATTCATGGCAGTcatctttgctgctcttttccttctcttttctctctggagaCACAAGTGCAAGATGCAGACAAACTCCATGAACAGCCTCAACATGGATGCCCACATCAGAGCCATGAAAtctattttctccttcttaGTGATGTACAGCATCAACTTTATCTTTTTGATCTTGACTCTAATTTATTCAATGGAGTACCGAAATCATTTTATTGTAATATATCTTGCTAACTTAATTCAACATGCTTATCCAGGTGTTCATTCCCTTATTCTGATTTTCAGCAATCCCAAGCTGGAAAAGACACTGCTTAGGATTGTCTCCTGTGTGAAGTGCAAGCTTTGCATGAGGTAG